In one window of Macadamia integrifolia cultivar HAES 741 chromosome 2, SCU_Mint_v3, whole genome shotgun sequence DNA:
- the LOC122087975 gene encoding uncharacterized protein LOC122087975 → MNTVKGSWVGKTFALAKCNDSGGRKSRIRRSKEERKDMVESFIQRYQKANNGSFPSLNLTHKEVGGSFYTVREIVREIIQENRVLGPSKLVSEEIDTEQVSEHYPLGSISIEPESPLSISSSGSCLVSNDHQSIHKDLVSTSIGHSTVYIRRTSDNENYIDSMLMRGESEESNTGKSLEHGSVEEQVNDKAVLSMVQVSETSSGQSAGHNNQTFNNGMYTNGSHMDEHEDSNARKPLEQGSVEEQVDDKAVLSVVQVSENSSGQSDGHNNQTSNNGMYISGSYMNEHEDINAGKPLEQGSVTTHVDNKPIFSKDQVCEKLDGVENVKAPIARLNPIAVDVIVETFPLKSAGRPILGADSMSGEARGVTKTLNEQESKKGEATGNTDLQIDGIDSLEGICHGLVDEKTSVNIAETFSENLSCFATQNSTRSTLLESIQTSVEVSQNDVSTLKTAEPNNTVSGIEPKLVPADVHSSSTSEESLSQEAISKAKADIEHRQSTGEGSNTTLNRFNLESREGASKKSVKAEINPLWTVFTAFISSFVKFWSQ, encoded by the exons ATGAATACTGTCAAGGGTAGCTGGGTGGGCAAAACTTTTGCCCTGGCTAAGTGCAATGACTCTGGAGGGAGGAAGTCCCGAATTCGCCGTTCAAAGGAGGAGAGGAAGGATATGGTTGAATCTTTTATACAGAG GTACCAGAAAGCAAACAATGGGAGTTTTCCCTCACTCAATCTCACGCACAAGGAAGTTGGTGGTTCTTTCTACACAGTCCGAGAGATTGTCCGGGAAATTATCCAGGAAAATAGAGTGCTTGGCCCTTCTAAGTTGGTTTCAGAAGAGATTGACACTGAACAAGTCTCTGAACATTATCCTTTAGGATCAATTTCCATAGAACCTGAAAGTCCATTATCCATTTCATCCTCTGGATCTTGTCTTGTTTCTAATGATCACCAGAGCATCCATAAAGACCTGGTTTCAACTTCTATTGGGCATTCCACCGTTTATATTAGGCGGACCTCTGATAATGAGAATTATATTGACAGCATGTTGATGCGTGGAGAATCTGAAGAATCTAATACAGGGAAATCCCTGGAGCATGGCAGTGTTGAAGAACAAGTAAATGATAAGGCTGTACTTTCCATGGTTCAAGTCAGTGAAACTTCTAGTGGGCAATCTGCTGGTCATAATAACCAGACCTTCAACAATGGGATGTATACTAATGGCTCACACATGGATGAACATGAAGACTCTAATGCAAGGAAACCCCTGGAGCAGGGCAGTGTTGAAGAACAAGTAGATGATAAGGCAGTACTTTCTGTGGTTCAAGTTAGTGAAAATTCTAGTGGGCAATCTGATGGTCATAATAACCAGACCTCCAACAATGGGATGTATATTTCTGGCTCATACATGAATGAGCATGAAGACATTAATGCAGGGAAACCCCTGGAGCAGGGCAGTGTCACAACACATGTGGATAACAAGCCAATATTTTCCAAGGATCAAGTTTGTGAAAAATtggatggagttgaaaatgttaAAGCGCCTATTGCTAGGTTAAATCCTATAGCAGTGGATGTTATTGTGGAGACATTTCCATTAAAATCTGCTGGTAGGCCGATTCTTGGCGCGGATTCAATGTCAGGAGAAGCAAGAGGTGTAACTAAAACCCTGAACGAACAGGAAAGCAAGAAAGGGGAAGCAACAGGGAACACTGATTTACAGATTGACGGAATAGACTCCTTGGAGGGAATATGTCATGGTTTAGTGGATGAAAAAACATCAGTGAATATTGCAGAAACATTTTCGGAAAATTTAAGTTGCTTTGCAACCCAAAACAGCACTAGGAGTACTCTTTTGGAAAGCATACAAACTTCAGTTGAGGTATCTCAGAATGATGTCTCAACCTTGAAGACAGCCGAGCCAAACAATACAGTAAGTGGAATTGAG CCGAAACTTGTTCCAGCTGATGTCCATTCTTCCTCTACATCTGAAGAGTCACTATCCCAGGAGGCAATAAGTAAAGCCAAAGCTGATATTGAACATAGGCAAAGCACTGGGGAAGGAAGCAATACCACTTTAAACAGATTTAATCT TGAATCAAGGGAAGGAGCATCCAAGAAATCTGTGAAGGCAGAAATAAATCCACTTTGGACAGTATTTACAGCCTTCATCTCTTCCTTCGTGAAGTTTTGGTCTCAATGA